Proteins encoded by one window of Simiduia curdlanivorans:
- a CDS encoding M14 family metallopeptidase — protein MHISSDFDAGNIEVIQCTEANNIELAIRKDNQSDFYQWFYFRLTGAEGQACKLNITNAGTAAYVGGFKDYQALASYDRDNWFRVDTSFDGKTLCIEHTPATNSIYFAYFAPYSMERHADLIGWASTDTRVTYERLGSTLDGQDMDLLIVGDQAAHKKNVWVIGRQHPGESMAEWCIEGFLERLLDDNDPVAREFLNRANVFVVPNMNPDGSRRGHLRTNAVGSNLNREWQNPSAEKSPEVLCVLNKMHATGVDLCLDVHGDEALPYNFIAGAEGIAAWDDEKQADLDFYKRQLMATNPDFQIAKGYEVDAKGTANLTICTNFIAHTFNCLAMTLEMPFKDTIDSPNELEGWSPARSKHLGASNLAVMLGYLQCK, from the coding sequence ATGCACATCAGCAGTGATTTCGACGCCGGTAATATTGAAGTAATTCAATGCACCGAGGCCAACAACATTGAACTGGCCATTCGCAAAGATAACCAATCGGATTTTTATCAGTGGTTTTACTTTCGCCTCACCGGTGCCGAAGGCCAAGCCTGCAAACTCAACATTACCAATGCTGGCACGGCGGCCTACGTCGGCGGTTTTAAAGATTATCAAGCGCTGGCGTCTTACGATCGCGACAACTGGTTTCGCGTCGACACCAGCTTCGACGGCAAGACCCTGTGCATCGAGCACACCCCGGCCACCAATAGTATTTACTTTGCCTACTTCGCGCCCTACTCCATGGAGCGCCACGCCGATTTGATAGGCTGGGCCAGCACAGATACGCGAGTAACCTATGAGCGTTTAGGCTCAACCCTCGATGGCCAAGATATGGATTTATTAATCGTCGGCGATCAAGCGGCGCATAAGAAAAATGTTTGGGTTATCGGTCGCCAGCATCCCGGCGAAAGTATGGCCGAGTGGTGCATCGAAGGTTTTCTCGAGCGCCTGTTAGATGACAACGACCCGGTAGCGCGGGAATTTCTTAACCGCGCCAACGTCTTCGTGGTGCCCAACATGAACCCGGACGGCAGCCGCCGCGGCCACCTGCGCACCAATGCCGTGGGCAGCAACTTAAACCGCGAATGGCAAAACCCCAGTGCCGAAAAAAGCCCGGAAGTGCTGTGCGTGCTAAACAAAATGCACGCCACCGGCGTAGACCTGTGCCTAGATGTACACGGCGACGAAGCCCTGCCTTACAACTTCATTGCCGGCGCCGAAGGTATAGCCGCGTGGGATGACGAGAAGCAAGCCGATTTAGATTTCTACAAGCGCCAGTTAATGGCCACCAACCCCGATTTTCAAATTGCCAAAGGCTATGAAGTAGACGCGAAAGGCACGGCCAATCTCACCATTTGCACGAATTTTATTGCCCACACCTTCAATTGCTTGGCCATGACCCTGGAGATGCCGTTTAAAGACACCATCGATTCACCGAACGAACTCGAGGGCTGGTCGCCGGCGCGCAGCAAGCATTTAGGCGCGTCCAACCTCGCCGTTATGCTAGGCTATTTACAATGTAAATAG
- a CDS encoding aminoacyl-histidine dipeptidase: MTAASPLAQLTPTSLWRHFQMLCDTPRPSKQEQAVVDKILSFAKRHNLDAQLDQVGNVIIRKAATPGMENRQTVVLQSHLDMVTQKNNDKHHDFARDPITPVAAGDWIRADGTTLGADNGIGVAAILALLESQDIPHGPLEALLTIDEEAGMTGAKGLSPNLLQGSLLFNLDTEAEGELYVGCAGGIDVNACLEIEWQATEVTQTALTLEVRGLLGGHSGLDIHLGRGNANQLAALFIARLSDALPVQIASFNGGSLRNAIPREAEAGLVVPSQLLDAVKAAFNKFKADMQQSYQQVEPRLALSLSETPQRPEQAMSSVQSRLLCSALLTCPSHPLRMSDSLPGVVETSNNLARVRFEGAKVEICCLVRSLTDVARDDLAANLCRHFQMIGADSITKGAYPGWTPNMASPLLAVMREVYRNKYHKEPAIKVIHAGLECGLLGAIYPEWDMISFGPTIHCAHSPDEKVHIASVAGFWDCLIAGLAAVPLANNKGAA, from the coding sequence ATGACCGCCGCCTCACCGCTCGCTCAGCTAACACCAACCAGCCTCTGGCGTCATTTTCAGATGCTCTGCGACACGCCTAGACCGTCGAAGCAGGAGCAAGCGGTGGTCGACAAGATCCTCAGCTTTGCCAAAAGGCACAATTTAGACGCCCAGCTCGATCAGGTGGGCAACGTTATTATTCGCAAAGCCGCTACCCCCGGCATGGAAAACCGCCAAACTGTGGTGCTACAAAGCCATCTGGATATGGTGACGCAAAAGAACAACGACAAACACCACGACTTCGCCCGCGACCCGATAACCCCGGTGGCCGCAGGCGATTGGATAAGGGCCGACGGCACAACCCTGGGCGCCGATAACGGTATTGGTGTGGCGGCGATTTTGGCGCTGCTGGAAAGCCAAGATATTCCCCACGGGCCATTGGAAGCGCTGCTCACCATCGATGAAGAAGCGGGCATGACCGGCGCCAAAGGCTTGAGCCCAAACCTACTCCAGGGCTCGCTGCTGTTTAATTTAGATACCGAAGCAGAGGGCGAGCTGTACGTGGGTTGCGCCGGCGGTATCGACGTCAACGCCTGCCTCGAGATTGAATGGCAAGCCACGGAAGTCACTCAAACCGCCTTAACACTCGAGGTTCGAGGGCTCTTGGGCGGCCACTCAGGGCTAGATATCCATTTGGGGCGGGGCAACGCCAATCAGCTGGCGGCGTTATTCATCGCGCGCCTGTCCGATGCACTACCGGTACAAATAGCCAGCTTCAATGGCGGCAGCTTGCGCAACGCCATACCGCGCGAAGCCGAAGCCGGCCTGGTTGTGCCCAGCCAATTGCTCGATGCGGTAAAGGCCGCGTTTAATAAGTTTAAAGCCGACATGCAGCAAAGCTACCAGCAGGTAGAACCACGCTTGGCATTGAGCTTGTCGGAAACGCCTCAGCGCCCAGAGCAAGCTATGTCCAGCGTGCAATCTCGATTGCTCTGCTCCGCCCTGCTCACCTGCCCGAGCCACCCCTTGCGCATGAGCGACTCCCTGCCCGGCGTGGTAGAAACATCGAATAACCTCGCACGGGTCAGGTTCGAGGGCGCTAAAGTAGAAATTTGCTGCCTAGTGCGCAGCCTAACGGATGTGGCGCGGGATGATCTGGCTGCAAACCTGTGTCGCCACTTTCAAATGATTGGCGCCGACAGTATTACTAAGGGCGCCTACCCCGGCTGGACCCCCAATATGGCCTCGCCGTTACTGGCGGTAATGCGCGAGGTCTATCGCAATAAATACCACAAAGAGCCGGCAATAAAGGTGATTCATGCGGGCCTCGAGTGTGGACTGTTAGGTGCAATTTACCCAGAATGGGACATGATTTCCTTTGGCCCAACCATTCATTGTGCGCATTCGCCTGATGAAAAGGTGCATATCGCCTCGGTGGCCGGCTTTTGGGATTGCCTGATCGCCGGCCTAGCCGCTGTGCCTTTGGCCAACAACAAAGGCGCAGCCTAA
- a CDS encoding FMN-binding protein, with protein MLVILSKRAQKAVDARALTAAAFLPVKFLLVLVIGLMSAQAVAQRGVFLSVDAFVAQSFDAPASAKTLWLNPEQKQAATDILSRNPGLRSRYYRLGDKTAWVLEEIGKELPITVGVVVDQGRVQSLQVLEYREVRGGEVRYESFTRQFVGIGFAPDSQQLDKRIDGISGATLSVRALQKIARLALYFHQQVVVPPDEAARVLCSENIGDPSCGAGTSGLASP; from the coding sequence GTGTTGGTTATTCTTTCTAAGCGCGCCCAGAAAGCCGTCGACGCTAGGGCGTTGACGGCTGCTGCCTTTTTACCGGTGAAGTTTTTGCTGGTGCTTGTTATCGGCTTGATGTCCGCACAGGCAGTTGCCCAGCGCGGTGTATTTTTAAGCGTCGATGCCTTCGTCGCGCAAAGTTTTGACGCGCCAGCCAGCGCGAAAACCCTGTGGTTAAACCCCGAACAAAAACAAGCTGCCACCGATATTCTCAGCCGCAACCCCGGGCTGCGCAGCCGTTATTATCGCTTAGGCGATAAAACCGCTTGGGTATTGGAGGAAATTGGCAAAGAGCTACCTATTACGGTGGGTGTCGTTGTCGATCAGGGCCGGGTGCAGAGCCTTCAGGTGTTGGAGTATCGCGAAGTTCGCGGTGGTGAGGTGCGCTACGAGAGTTTTACCCGGCAGTTCGTCGGTATTGGTTTTGCGCCAGACTCGCAACAGCTGGATAAACGTATCGATGGTATTAGCGGCGCGACATTATCCGTGCGTGCACTGCAAAAAATCGCTAGACTTGCGCTTTATTTTCACCAACAGGTGGTTGTGCCTCCTGACGAGGCGGCGCGTGTATTATGCTCAGAAAATATTGGCGACCCATCCTGTGGCGCTGGCACAAGCGGCTTGGCCTCACCTTAA
- a CDS encoding glycine zipper family protein, which translates to MKLITALIAVFCLAGCASKKPIIDKKGVDMVAYEQDLHECQSYAAEVDKTGKVAGGAAAGAVVGGAIGAVFNGSRGASRGAGAGAIGGAAKGAASGEREQAQVVKNCLRGRGYRVLN; encoded by the coding sequence ATGAAACTCATCACGGCCCTAATCGCCGTATTTTGCCTTGCAGGCTGTGCCAGCAAAAAGCCCATTATTGATAAAAAGGGCGTGGATATGGTCGCCTACGAGCAGGATTTACACGAGTGTCAAAGCTATGCCGCCGAGGTGGATAAAACCGGAAAGGTTGCCGGAGGCGCAGCCGCCGGTGCGGTGGTGGGTGGCGCCATAGGCGCAGTTTTTAACGGCAGTCGCGGCGCTAGCCGCGGCGCGGGAGCCGGCGCCATCGGTGGCGCGGCCAAGGGCGCCGCCAGTGGCGAGCGCGAGCAGGCCCAAGTGGTTAAAAATTGTTTACGCGGGCGTGGCTATCGCGTTTTAAATTAA
- a CDS encoding alpha/beta hydrolase family protein encodes MTAKHTAPFGTWSSPINAQILTRQSVKLSRPLCLGKDTYWLESRPSEQGRSVIVKHSIGQMPEDVTPPQVSVRSKVNEYGGGDFCVSEAFIFYVDATDQQIYALDQHLNQIRQITHTPSSRYADLVYDPLRNRLIAIREDFPGAELESLHTLVSVDLATGQITTLAEGDSFYASPALSTDGNQLAWLSWNHPNMPWDYNQCWRAVFNQQGQLEQKKIVSPAQSSSFQPRWSSQQELFLVNDQSGWWNIYRLASNAADTTGAHYSANTLKPVLALEAEFATPQWVFGMSCYDFLNQNTLFATYTQQGQWRLASIDLTQPQPTLSHIDNGFCDISSISCAGNHSEQRAVLLAASSNQAQGVWQWHNQQWQCLKQSIVSPLESDTIACAQAISFATSHKDKAHGFYYPPTNPNYAAPAGEKPPLIVLSHGGPTGATETALNFKIQYWTSRGFAVLDVNYRGSTGYGTAYRNRLKGQWGIFDVDDVCAGAQYLVAQGLADAKRLIIKGSSAGGYTVLAALTFRDTFSAGTSLYGIGDLSALATDTHKFEARYLDSLVAPWPSGEPTYRERSPIHHVQKLTCPVIFFQGLKDKVVPPNQAEMMVAALRRQRIQTAYVSFANEGHGFREGQSIEDQLELELNFYGKIFNFPVQPTRADFQLIGEI; translated from the coding sequence ATGACCGCCAAACACACAGCACCCTTCGGCACTTGGTCTTCACCGATAAATGCGCAGATTCTAACACGCCAAAGCGTAAAATTAAGCCGCCCTCTGTGTCTTGGTAAGGATACCTATTGGCTCGAATCTCGCCCATCTGAACAGGGTCGCAGTGTCATCGTCAAACACAGCATAGGGCAAATGCCGGAGGATGTGACGCCGCCACAGGTGAGTGTTCGCTCCAAGGTAAACGAATATGGCGGCGGTGATTTTTGTGTCAGCGAGGCCTTTATTTTCTACGTCGACGCCACCGACCAACAAATCTATGCACTAGACCAACACCTAAATCAGATCAGACAAATAACCCACACGCCCAGCAGTCGCTATGCGGATTTAGTGTATGACCCGCTGCGCAACCGGCTCATTGCAATTCGCGAAGACTTTCCCGGCGCAGAGTTGGAATCCCTACACACCTTGGTTAGCGTTGATCTTGCCACAGGGCAAATAACAACGCTTGCCGAGGGCGATAGTTTTTACGCCAGCCCGGCGTTGAGTACTGACGGTAACCAGCTTGCCTGGCTCAGCTGGAATCACCCGAACATGCCCTGGGATTACAACCAATGTTGGCGAGCGGTATTCAACCAACAGGGGCAGCTGGAGCAGAAAAAAATTGTCAGCCCAGCGCAAAGCTCTAGCTTTCAACCGCGCTGGTCATCGCAACAGGAACTTTTTTTGGTCAACGACCAATCCGGCTGGTGGAACATCTATCGCCTTGCCAGCAACGCTGCCGATACGACTGGCGCACATTACAGCGCCAACACGCTCAAGCCCGTACTTGCGCTCGAAGCGGAGTTCGCCACACCGCAGTGGGTGTTTGGCATGTCTTGCTATGACTTTCTCAATCAAAACACCTTATTTGCGACTTACACACAGCAAGGCCAATGGCGGCTCGCCAGCATCGATTTAACCCAGCCGCAACCAACACTCAGCCACATCGACAATGGCTTTTGCGATATTTCCTCGATCAGCTGCGCCGGCAATCACAGCGAACAACGGGCGGTATTGCTTGCCGCCTCCAGCAACCAGGCGCAAGGCGTGTGGCAGTGGCACAATCAACAGTGGCAATGTTTAAAGCAGTCCATTGTTAGCCCGCTCGAATCAGACACTATTGCCTGCGCGCAAGCCATTAGCTTTGCCACCAGCCACAAGGATAAGGCGCACGGTTTTTACTACCCGCCCACAAACCCCAACTATGCAGCGCCGGCGGGAGAAAAGCCGCCACTCATTGTGCTGTCCCATGGCGGCCCTACGGGTGCTACGGAAACCGCATTAAATTTTAAAATACAATATTGGACCAGCCGCGGCTTTGCCGTGCTGGACGTAAACTATCGCGGCAGTACCGGGTACGGCACAGCCTACCGGAATCGATTAAAAGGCCAGTGGGGTATATTCGACGTAGACGACGTGTGTGCCGGCGCACAATATTTGGTGGCTCAGGGGCTAGCCGACGCCAAGCGGCTAATTATCAAAGGCAGCAGCGCCGGCGGCTATACCGTACTCGCGGCGCTCACTTTCCGCGATACTTTCAGTGCCGGCACTAGCCTTTACGGCATCGGCGATCTTAGCGCGCTGGCCACAGACACCCATAAATTTGAAGCGCGTTACTTAGATTCACTAGTAGCGCCCTGGCCGAGTGGCGAGCCCACCTACCGCGAGCGATCGCCCATCCACCATGTGCAAAAACTCACCTGCCCGGTGATTTTTTTCCAAGGTTTGAAAGATAAAGTGGTGCCGCCGAATCAAGCAGAAATGATGGTTGCCGCCTTGCGCCGGCAACGCATCCAAACCGCCTATGTCAGCTTTGCCAATGAAGGCCATGGCTTTAGAGAAGGTCAATCTATCGAGGATCAACTGGAGCTGGAACTGAATTTTTACGGCAAAATTTTCAACTTTCCCGTACAACCCACGCGCGCGGACTTTCAACTCATTGGCGAGATATAG
- a CDS encoding PepSY domain-containing protein, producing the protein MLRKYWRPILWRWHKRLGLTLILLLLWLSVTGLMLNHTDDFALAERPLGYAVLLQLYGITETPVASYQLPNQQFLSQAGDHLYFQHRRVSNCRTEQFSVVAAGEALFLAACGRELLMITGAGELVERIGASYDLPQPVTALGLCDAKPCVQSAAAFFLVDVEGLSWQPVTPTDFFPAAQVPLPENILNGIENQWVSAEVNWERLMLDLHAGRTFGLGPWLMDAVALLIIVLSMTGFGIWLAGRKRRNS; encoded by the coding sequence ATGCTCAGAAAATATTGGCGACCCATCCTGTGGCGCTGGCACAAGCGGCTTGGCCTCACCTTAATTTTATTATTGCTCTGGTTGTCTGTGACGGGTTTGATGCTCAACCACACAGATGATTTTGCCTTGGCCGAACGGCCCTTGGGTTATGCGGTACTGTTGCAGTTATACGGCATCACTGAAACCCCCGTTGCGAGTTATCAACTCCCCAATCAGCAATTTCTTTCCCAAGCGGGCGATCATCTCTATTTTCAACATCGTAGAGTCAGCAACTGCCGCACCGAGCAATTTTCAGTGGTGGCGGCGGGCGAGGCATTATTTTTAGCTGCCTGCGGGCGCGAATTATTGATGATCACAGGCGCTGGCGAGTTGGTGGAGCGCATTGGTGCGAGTTATGACCTACCTCAGCCTGTTACCGCCTTAGGCTTGTGCGATGCTAAACCCTGTGTGCAAAGTGCGGCCGCATTTTTTCTCGTCGATGTGGAAGGCTTGTCTTGGCAGCCGGTCACACCAACGGATTTCTTTCCCGCAGCGCAAGTGCCGCTGCCAGAAAATATTCTCAACGGGATTGAAAACCAGTGGGTAAGCGCCGAGGTTAATTGGGAGCGCCTGATGTTGGACTTGCACGCCGGCCGCACTTTCGGCCTCGGGCCTTGGTTGATGGATGCCGTGGCACTGTTAATTATTGTGCTCTCCATGACCGGCTTTGGTATTTGGTTGGCTGGGCGCAAGCGCCGAAACAGTTAG
- a CDS encoding substrate-binding periplasmic protein codes for MDDRNAYLSLLISAIWALVISSTSAASNSQPPLIFNTSLRPPYQVLGAAGQLSGHTVQAMRCISQHMKQDWQLYITPWARGLHNLKAGTITGVFPVYEAPEAGRLSAPLMVERWFWYYTEQRNYYEKSVKIGAVRNSNEHHWLNSQGLKPRVLVAEEAQLIRLLQQGRIDGFVSNELSAAYWMDSEKVNTSHWQQRFVRFTPLYLALAETPAPEQRWVDEVNFWASQCSIGTTLLTDSEKATLSDKLRDYIQQLPLADINALLAQKQPQLSAQQLSQREAIWQEKTLANIDFIDHTLSKKLQDFVSAHPDVISEVFIMGEQGETLACNHKLSDYWQGDEDKFLKSQSLAGGEFFIEAIAYDASSQAFVAHVSWPIYLQGLRQGSITLGVRVEKLLAKRD; via the coding sequence ATGGATGATCGTAACGCTTATTTATCACTCCTGATAAGCGCCATTTGGGCGCTTGTTATTTCATCTACATCGGCGGCCAGCAACAGCCAGCCGCCATTAATTTTCAACACCAGCTTGCGCCCCCCCTACCAAGTTCTCGGTGCCGCTGGGCAATTATCTGGTCATACGGTGCAGGCCATGCGCTGCATCAGCCAACATATGAAACAGGATTGGCAGCTCTATATCACGCCTTGGGCGCGCGGTTTGCACAACTTAAAGGCAGGCACCATCACCGGCGTGTTCCCCGTTTACGAGGCGCCAGAAGCAGGCCGACTCTCCGCACCGCTCATGGTGGAGCGCTGGTTTTGGTACTACACCGAACAACGAAATTACTACGAAAAATCAGTCAAGATTGGCGCCGTGCGCAATAGCAACGAACATCACTGGCTCAACAGCCAAGGCTTGAAACCGCGGGTATTGGTGGCAGAGGAAGCGCAATTAATTCGGCTCTTACAACAGGGGCGCATTGATGGCTTTGTGTCCAATGAACTGTCGGCCGCCTATTGGATGGACTCGGAAAAGGTCAACACCAGCCACTGGCAGCAGCGCTTCGTGCGCTTTACGCCACTCTATTTAGCGCTTGCCGAGACGCCAGCACCAGAGCAACGCTGGGTCGACGAGGTCAACTTTTGGGCCAGCCAATGCTCGATCGGCACCACCTTATTAACCGACAGCGAGAAGGCGACCCTATCGGATAAGCTTCGAGACTATATTCAGCAACTGCCATTGGCGGATATCAATGCGCTGCTTGCACAAAAACAACCGCAATTAAGTGCTCAGCAGCTGAGCCAGCGCGAGGCCATTTGGCAAGAAAAAACCTTGGCCAATATCGATTTCATTGACCATACCTTATCGAAGAAACTGCAAGATTTTGTCAGCGCCCATCCAGACGTGATCAGCGAGGTGTTTATCATGGGCGAGCAAGGTGAAACCCTCGCTTGCAATCATAAGCTAAGCGACTACTGGCAGGGCGATGAAGATAAATTTCTCAAATCCCAAAGCCTGGCCGGCGGCGAATTTTTTATCGAAGCCATCGCCTACGATGCCTCCAGTCAAGCTTTTGTGGCTCACGTTTCTTGGCCCATTTACCTGCAGGGGCTGAGACAGGGCAGCATCACACTCGGCGTGCGAGTGGAAAAGCTATTGGCCAAACGCGACTAA
- a CDS encoding protein kinase domain-containing protein: MEIPGYNIIDTLGRGGMATVYLAIQQSFEREVALKVLSPELLRDPTFGERFLREAKIVSRLVHPNIVTVYDVGEHEGSHYLSMEYVPGQDLKQKRTKLSRAEGLRVVKDIARALDYAARKGYVHRDVKPENIMLHDEDGRAVLMDFGIARMAGIETGMTQTGTAIGTPHYMSPEQAKGKTVDARSDLYSLGVVLFLLVTGRVPFDADSAVAVGIKHVSEPVPKLQAAFGVFQPIIDKVLAKNPDKRYQSGSELVADLEQIDDEQLRRVDELIELAAKRVVTADQNAPTVISSAIDTQLIRDVGEFDDDQDLGSTQHWPQSGQSTPTQSKPRPASNPFGTSHWLRNSIWLTFLALLFAFAFRQLLPVPWAEAITQWHHGALDWSKQQGVSLSAEQWQTLYDLGNAHQTIHESSDGAVIPLDTATPDVSSPSQPKTDTQRSKLNTPAPAAPKTGHADRVLADTQPVLRDNGVIAKRSTPTPQETTATSPAIGDSASADPFAQADQLFAALDADLSQAQALADIYEAALLDQDNRLRAQQGLERVRGFYRDQLQAALDAKNVLRMRALLDSAAQSFPALAQEAGLRKFERRLADTEAITETLALGQQQLARDALSSPSGDNAVESFNSVLQREPNNRDAKAGLDAVADRYAQLAASKLNAGDWLSAKGMVSRGLAVSPDHAGLLAQQQQAARLEAQLKDRQARIEDLLSQAKRQTAAANIYGRDGSVSQYQAVLALDKDNRLAREGIAKSSQATSDQVRSLISQKQFDRAEQELSAALALLPEQANLRSAQQALASAVDAASPRVDSLRVGTSDAITFDPAQPLVQGVDRTIYIGMQFRNFEQTAVLQAILFDGSRSLQIAQVPVVVSGKQGEKVFRIDRPVEGFSTGGYIIDLMLEGQLLLSQRFQVASQ, translated from the coding sequence ATGGAAATACCCGGTTACAACATTATCGATACCCTTGGCCGGGGCGGCATGGCTACCGTGTACCTCGCTATTCAACAAAGTTTTGAGCGCGAAGTTGCGCTTAAAGTACTGTCACCCGAGCTGCTGCGCGATCCTACCTTCGGCGAGCGGTTTTTACGCGAAGCAAAAATCGTATCGCGCTTGGTGCACCCCAATATTGTCACGGTTTACGATGTCGGTGAACACGAGGGCAGCCACTACCTGTCGATGGAATATGTGCCCGGGCAGGATCTTAAACAGAAAAGAACCAAGCTAAGCCGCGCCGAAGGTTTGCGGGTGGTGAAGGATATTGCCCGCGCCCTGGATTACGCAGCGCGCAAAGGCTATGTGCACCGCGATGTGAAGCCCGAAAATATTATGCTGCACGATGAAGATGGTCGCGCCGTGTTAATGGATTTTGGTATCGCGCGCATGGCGGGCATCGAAACCGGCATGACCCAAACCGGCACGGCCATCGGCACGCCGCATTATATGAGCCCGGAGCAGGCTAAGGGTAAAACCGTCGACGCGCGCTCCGATCTTTACAGTCTCGGTGTGGTGTTGTTTTTATTGGTTACTGGCCGAGTGCCCTTCGATGCCGACTCAGCGGTGGCGGTGGGTATTAAGCACGTGTCTGAACCTGTGCCGAAGCTGCAGGCGGCCTTTGGTGTATTCCAGCCCATCATCGATAAAGTATTGGCCAAAAATCCAGACAAACGCTATCAATCTGGCTCAGAGTTAGTGGCAGATTTAGAGCAGATCGACGACGAACAATTGCGCCGGGTTGACGAGCTGATTGAATTGGCGGCCAAGCGGGTTGTTACCGCCGATCAAAATGCTCCTACGGTGATCAGCAGTGCTATCGACACCCAGTTGATTCGCGACGTCGGCGAATTTGACGACGACCAAGATCTCGGGTCGACTCAGCACTGGCCGCAATCGGGTCAATCGACGCCGACTCAATCTAAGCCGCGTCCGGCCAGTAACCCTTTCGGCACCAGCCATTGGTTGCGCAACAGTATTTGGCTAACATTCTTGGCGTTGCTATTTGCCTTTGCTTTTCGGCAATTGTTGCCGGTGCCTTGGGCGGAAGCGATTACCCAATGGCACCACGGTGCACTGGATTGGTCTAAACAGCAGGGCGTATCGCTCTCTGCTGAACAATGGCAAACCTTGTACGATTTAGGTAATGCGCATCAAACCATACACGAATCTTCTGACGGCGCAGTTATCCCACTCGATACTGCAACCCCTGATGTTTCCAGCCCAAGCCAACCCAAAACCGATACTCAGCGCTCGAAGCTTAATACGCCTGCGCCGGCAGCGCCTAAAACAGGCCATGCCGACCGCGTGTTAGCGGATACCCAGCCCGTGTTGCGCGACAACGGCGTGATAGCCAAGCGCTCGACGCCAACGCCCCAGGAAACAACGGCAACCAGTCCTGCTATCGGCGATAGCGCCAGCGCAGACCCCTTCGCGCAAGCCGACCAATTATTTGCCGCGCTCGACGCGGATTTAAGTCAAGCCCAGGCTTTGGCCGATATTTATGAGGCAGCATTGCTGGATCAAGATAATCGCCTTCGTGCTCAGCAAGGGCTGGAGCGCGTGCGCGGTTTTTATCGCGATCAGTTGCAGGCGGCACTAGATGCAAAAAACGTCTTAAGGATGCGCGCGCTTTTAGATTCCGCTGCCCAGAGTTTTCCGGCCCTAGCGCAAGAGGCCGGACTGCGAAAATTCGAACGCCGTTTGGCGGATACCGAGGCGATTACAGAGACGCTTGCCCTCGGTCAGCAACAGTTAGCGCGCGATGCGTTATCTTCGCCCAGTGGCGATAATGCGGTTGAGAGCTTTAATAGCGTGTTACAGCGCGAGCCAAACAATCGCGACGCTAAAGCGGGCTTGGATGCCGTGGCCGATCGCTACGCCCAATTGGCCGCGAGCAAGTTGAATGCGGGCGATTGGCTGTCTGCCAAGGGCATGGTGAGCCGTGGTTTAGCGGTGAGTCCAGATCACGCTGGCTTGTTAGCGCAGCAGCAACAGGCGGCGCGACTAGAGGCTCAGCTAAAAGACCGGCAAGCGCGCATTGAGGACTTGTTAAGCCAGGCGAAACGCCAGACTGCGGCGGCTAATATCTATGGGCGCGATGGATCTGTGAGCCAGTACCAAGCCGTGTTGGCTTTGGATAAGGATAATCGTTTGGCGCGCGAGGGCATCGCCAAGAGCAGCCAAGCGACCAGCGATCAAGTGCGTAGTTTGATCAGTCAAAAGCAATTTGATCGCGCCGAGCAGGAATTAAGCGCGGCCTTGGCTTTACTGCCTGAGCAGGCAAATTTACGCTCCGCGCAGCAGGCGTTAGCCAGCGCTGTCGATGCTGCATCACCGCGCGTGGATAGTTTGCGCGTGGGCACTAGCGACGCCATAACCTTTGATCCGGCTCAACCCTTGGTTCAGGGCGTGGACAGAACCATTTATATCGGCATGCAGTTTCGCAATTTTGAGCAAACGGCGGTACTTCAGGCTATTTTGTTTGACGGCTCGCGCAGTTTACAAATTGCCCAAGTGCCGGTGGTAGTGAGTGGTAAGCAGGGTGAAAAAGTATTTCGCATCGACAGGCCGGTTGAAGGTTTTTCCACCGGCGGCTATATCATCGACCTTATGTTAGAAGGCCAACTATTATTGAGCCAGCGTTTTCAAGTAGCCTCCCAATAG